Proteins encoded within one genomic window of Variovorax sp. OAS795:
- a CDS encoding toprim domain-containing protein, translating into MNRDLLEEIAASLVQDFDFKRSPDGKYLRAGVCPACGKKSMWTYAASPWVVKCERTNNCGYEDHAKELYPDLFNSWTERYQKPELGKPLEQQNPNAAADAYLRDGRGFDLVLIKGTYSQESYFDARADQGRGAGTGTVRFQLAQTWWERFFDRPQRFGKKKANFKTGGSYAGTWWALPGLSFEAPAAPTPETALARAMQAASPAGPARPALPPPAELWLVEGIFDAIALAHHGIAAVALLSCNNYPEKALAELKATVDGQNGAVDMPRLVWAFDGDKAGRDFTLKYVRRARDAGWICSAAQIPQTDKRKIDWNDLHQRGRLEENHLEDYRYHGALLLAATPQDKALLIYNRTSKASFDFDHSNRLYWFKLDLDRYGKAEDRIKESIAQGHTEPLDDEALRTQALKESGVLQPIANCKPEALYYQKNEITGDAWYYFRVAFPHDGPEVKGTFTAGQLTTGSEFKKQLLHMAAGAIYSGTSLQLEIMMQRQLDNIKIVQTVDFIGYSAAHKTYILGKVAVREGAVHEANKEDYFDFDKLSIKTLQKSIHLHVNTDRQGYDRAWQKHLWSAFGAKGYIALAYWFGSLFAEQVRAEQQSFPFLEIVGEPGSGKTTLIQFLWKLFGRDYEGFDPSKSTSAGRLRTFTQVSNLPIVLIESDRETKSGSQSHVKSFDWDELKDAYNGNSIRTTGVKTGGNETYDPPFRASIVISQNNQVQASQAIMERICHMTFDTRGFTSASYESAKALEKVEIEQVSGFILAALRREAEVMATVVANHDTNIRFLLAQDGIHKPRIAKNHAQLLAMATAMRSVVALDDAQFAQVQAQIVAMARERQQSINADHPLVHEFWEAFDYLDSLGVESVKHGHIDRPLLNHSRDAEQVALNLNEFVEKANTHRQQIPLLADLKKVLRTSKTRRFIDIKSVNSAIRVRSEGGTEVPKTVHCWVFERPGRGS; encoded by the coding sequence ATGAACCGGGATCTGCTCGAGGAGATTGCCGCCAGCCTGGTGCAGGACTTCGACTTCAAGCGCTCGCCGGACGGCAAGTACCTGCGCGCCGGCGTGTGCCCGGCGTGCGGCAAGAAGTCGATGTGGACCTACGCCGCGAGCCCGTGGGTGGTGAAGTGCGAGCGCACCAACAACTGCGGCTACGAGGATCACGCGAAGGAGCTGTACCCCGACCTCTTCAACTCGTGGACGGAGCGCTACCAGAAGCCCGAGCTGGGGAAGCCGCTGGAGCAGCAGAACCCGAACGCCGCGGCCGACGCCTACCTGCGGGACGGCCGCGGGTTCGACCTTGTGCTGATCAAGGGCACGTATTCACAGGAGAGCTACTTCGATGCGCGCGCCGACCAGGGCCGGGGCGCGGGCACGGGGACCGTGCGTTTTCAGTTGGCGCAGACCTGGTGGGAGCGGTTCTTCGACCGTCCGCAGCGCTTCGGGAAGAAGAAGGCCAACTTCAAGACGGGCGGCAGCTACGCGGGCACCTGGTGGGCGCTGCCCGGGCTGTCGTTCGAAGCGCCGGCGGCGCCGACGCCAGAGACGGCGCTGGCACGCGCGATGCAGGCGGCCTCGCCCGCCGGGCCCGCGCGGCCGGCGCTGCCGCCGCCGGCGGAGCTGTGGCTGGTGGAAGGGATCTTCGACGCGATCGCGCTGGCGCACCACGGCATTGCGGCGGTGGCGCTCCTGAGCTGCAACAACTACCCGGAGAAGGCGCTGGCCGAGCTGAAGGCGACGGTCGACGGGCAGAACGGCGCCGTCGACATGCCGCGCCTGGTGTGGGCCTTCGACGGCGACAAGGCCGGGCGGGATTTCACGCTGAAGTACGTGCGGCGCGCCCGCGATGCGGGCTGGATCTGCAGCGCGGCGCAGATTCCGCAGACGGACAAACGCAAGATCGACTGGAACGATCTGCACCAGCGCGGCCGGCTCGAGGAGAACCACCTCGAGGACTACCGCTACCACGGCGCCCTGCTGCTGGCCGCAACGCCGCAGGACAAGGCGCTGCTGATCTACAACCGCACCAGCAAGGCGAGCTTCGACTTCGACCACAGCAACCGGCTGTACTGGTTCAAGCTGGACCTGGACCGCTACGGCAAGGCGGAGGACCGGATCAAGGAGTCGATCGCGCAGGGCCACACGGAGCCGCTGGATGACGAGGCGCTGCGCACGCAGGCGCTCAAGGAATCGGGCGTGCTGCAGCCGATTGCCAACTGCAAGCCGGAGGCGCTGTACTACCAGAAGAACGAGATCACGGGCGATGCCTGGTACTACTTTCGCGTGGCGTTTCCGCACGACGGGCCGGAGGTCAAGGGCACCTTCACGGCCGGGCAGCTGACGACCGGGAGCGAGTTCAAGAAGCAGCTGCTGCACATGGCCGCGGGCGCCATCTACAGCGGCACCAGCCTGCAGCTGGAGATCATGATGCAGCGGCAGCTGGACAACATCAAGATCGTGCAGACGGTCGATTTCATCGGCTACAGCGCGGCGCACAAGACCTACATCCTCGGCAAGGTGGCGGTGCGCGAGGGCGCGGTTCACGAGGCCAACAAGGAGGACTATTTCGACTTCGACAAGCTGTCGATCAAGACGCTGCAGAAGTCGATTCACCTGCACGTGAACACGGACCGCCAGGGCTACGACCGCGCCTGGCAGAAGCACCTGTGGTCGGCGTTCGGCGCCAAGGGCTACATCGCGCTGGCCTACTGGTTCGGCAGCCTGTTTGCCGAGCAGGTGCGCGCCGAGCAGCAGAGCTTTCCCTTCCTGGAGATCGTGGGCGAGCCGGGCTCTGGCAAGACGACGCTGATCCAGTTCCTGTGGAAGCTGTTCGGGCGCGACTACGAGGGCTTCGATCCGTCGAAATCTACCTCTGCGGGACGGCTGCGCACCTTCACGCAGGTGAGCAACCTGCCGATCGTGCTGATCGAGTCGGACCGGGAGACGAAGAGCGGCAGCCAGTCGCATGTGAAGAGCTTCGACTGGGACGAGCTCAAGGATGCCTACAACGGCAACAGCATTCGCACCACGGGCGTGAAGACCGGGGGCAACGAGACCTACGACCCGCCTTTTCGCGCGTCGATCGTTATCAGCCAGAACAACCAGGTGCAGGCCTCGCAGGCCATCATGGAGCGGATCTGCCACATGACCTTCGACACGCGGGGGTTCACGTCGGCCAGCTACGAGAGCGCCAAGGCACTCGAGAAGGTGGAGATCGAGCAGGTGAGCGGCTTCATCCTGGCCGCGCTTCGGCGCGAGGCCGAGGTGATGGCGACGGTGGTGGCGAACCACGACACGAACATCCGCTTCCTGCTGGCGCAGGACGGGATCCACAAGCCGCGGATCGCCAAGAACCACGCGCAGCTGCTCGCCATGGCGACGGCCATGCGCAGCGTGGTGGCGCTGGACGACGCGCAGTTTGCGCAGGTGCAGGCGCAGATCGTGGCGATGGCGCGCGAACGCCAGCAGTCGATCAACGCCGACCACCCGCTGGTGCACGAGTTCTGGGAGGCGTTCGACTACCTCGACAGCCTGGGCGTGGAGTCGGTGAAGCACGGGCACATCGACCGGCCGCTGCTCAACCACAGCCGCGATGCCGAGCAGGTTGCCTTGAACCTGAACGAGTTCGTCGAGAAGGCGAACACGCACCGCCAGCAGATCCCGCTGCTGGCCGACCTGAAAAAGGTGCTGCGCACCAGCAAGACCCGCCGCTTCATCGACATCAAGTCGGTGAACAGCGCCATTCGCGTTCGCAGCGAAGGCGGCACCGAGGTGCCGAAGACGGTGCATTGCTGGGTGTTCGAACGCCCGGGCCGCGGCTCCTGA
- a CDS encoding ogr/Delta-like zinc finger family protein, with protein MRISCPHCKQLGTIRSTERLSPTVSQHYVICSNKECGHTWRATTVADMTLSLSSTPDPTVALPLSTHMRRAVLAHLIRCAAEAEYTPQSTHPTTLDLFPPGGPDGPS; from the coding sequence ATGAGGATCAGCTGCCCGCATTGCAAGCAGCTCGGGACCATCCGCTCGACCGAGCGGCTTTCACCGACCGTCTCGCAGCACTACGTGATCTGCAGCAACAAGGAATGCGGCCACACCTGGCGCGCCACGACGGTGGCCGACATGACGCTGTCGCTCTCGTCGACGCCCGACCCCACGGTGGCCCTGCCGCTGTCGACCCACATGCGCCGCGCCGTGCTCGCACACCTGATCCGCTGCGCGGCCGAGGCGGAATACACGCCGCAGTCGACGCATCCCACCACGCTCGACCTGTTCCCGCCGGGCGGCCCTGACGGGCCCTCATAG
- a CDS encoding helix-turn-helix transcriptional regulator, translated as MTNLRDRLREERKRLGLNQTALGTAGGVSKDAQLNYENGSRNPDATYLSAIAGIGVDVQFLLTGVRRMEAPQSVDELQLLADYKQLGAEDQLAIRRVVASLAKRNV; from the coding sequence TTGACTAATTTGAGGGATCGGCTACGCGAAGAGCGCAAGCGCCTCGGGCTCAACCAGACGGCATTGGGAACGGCTGGCGGCGTGTCGAAGGACGCACAGCTCAACTATGAAAACGGCAGCCGCAACCCGGACGCGACCTATCTCTCCGCCATAGCTGGGATCGGGGTGGACGTCCAGTTTCTGCTCACCGGAGTGCGTCGTATGGAAGCGCCACAGAGCGTCGATGAGCTGCAGCTGCTCGCTGACTACAAGCAGCTCGGTGCAGAAGATCAGCTAGCTATTCGGCGCGTTGTTGCGTCGCTGGCGAAGAGGAACGTGTAG
- a CDS encoding helix-turn-helix transcriptional regulator translates to MSKEIRASVSARLKKERERLGWSQAALADAASAARRTVGAWESGATVPGADALALLAQHGFDALYIVTGQRTPSTFASLTPEQAMLIDDYKRADQNGQAAARRVLSSLAKG, encoded by the coding sequence ATGAGTAAAGAAATACGTGCAAGCGTGAGCGCACGCCTAAAAAAGGAACGGGAAAGGCTCGGGTGGTCACAAGCCGCACTCGCGGATGCGGCGAGCGCTGCTCGAAGGACAGTAGGTGCGTGGGAAAGTGGCGCTACGGTTCCAGGCGCTGATGCGCTGGCACTGCTGGCGCAGCATGGCTTCGATGCTCTCTACATCGTTACCGGTCAGCGAACGCCCTCCACGTTCGCATCGCTTACGCCTGAGCAGGCGATGTTGATCGACGACTACAAGCGAGCCGACCAGAACGGGCAGGCTGCCGCGCGACGCGTACTTTCATCGCTCGCGAAAGGGTAG
- a CDS encoding AAA family ATPase: MAASTYLSGIALANYRGVGDEVAYVGPFQRFNFFVGPNNVGKSTMLNYIARHLRPLVTDPLLDKKGTIALGPLDKNISNPEGTVILGIGVPLASGNATIDALLPERSPYAKLARDFLATYQRDGMLWFTRSNERNRILEPIKATFKLTEFLRAHDSRLVSELWSQLTNQRGGGQETWVREIANRIFSTIPVSLPEIALIPAIREVSAKGEVFADWSGRGLIEELARHQDPDYNEQHKRVKFNDINAFLKAVTDNASAEIRVPHDREHIIVHMDGKQLPLSALGTGIHEVIMLAASCTLLQQQIICIEEPEIHLHPLLQRRLVKYLGEHTTNQYFVATHSASVIDAIDAAVFHVSNREGNTSIESAVTSSSRFQVCKDLGYRASDLLQANAIVWVEGPSDRIYIKHWIGALAPDLQEGIDFSVMFYGGRLLSHLSANDEEGEKDVEALIAVRRLNRNLYVVLDSDKAHVDASVNATKLRILSELDDGRSRGWLTEGREIENYVPKELMTAALQRVYGDRFASRLKTGQFDHVLPFKRADGTKLDRVDKVAVASAVCFEPADLNVLDLRIRINELVTLIREAGHGPSFSRSD; the protein is encoded by the coding sequence ATGGCTGCATCGACGTACTTGAGCGGAATCGCTCTAGCAAACTATCGCGGCGTTGGCGACGAAGTTGCCTATGTCGGGCCCTTTCAGCGGTTCAACTTTTTTGTCGGTCCCAACAATGTTGGCAAGTCGACAATGTTGAACTACATCGCGCGCCACCTTCGGCCATTGGTCACAGACCCCTTGCTCGATAAAAAGGGGACCATCGCTCTGGGACCGCTCGACAAGAACATCTCGAATCCAGAAGGTACCGTAATTCTGGGCATCGGAGTGCCGCTAGCTAGTGGCAACGCAACAATCGACGCGCTGCTGCCGGAGCGAAGCCCCTATGCAAAGCTCGCCCGGGACTTTCTCGCCACATATCAGCGTGACGGAATGCTCTGGTTCACGCGCTCTAACGAGCGAAACAGAATTCTCGAACCGATCAAAGCCACGTTCAAGTTGACTGAGTTTCTGAGGGCACACGATTCGCGCCTGGTGAGCGAGTTGTGGAGCCAGCTGACGAATCAACGAGGTGGGGGGCAGGAGACGTGGGTTCGCGAAATTGCAAATCGTATTTTCTCCACCATCCCGGTAAGCCTCCCTGAAATTGCGTTGATCCCTGCTATCCGCGAAGTATCGGCAAAAGGCGAAGTCTTTGCCGACTGGTCTGGACGAGGATTGATAGAGGAGCTTGCGCGGCACCAAGACCCTGACTACAACGAGCAGCACAAACGCGTCAAGTTCAACGACATCAACGCCTTCCTGAAGGCCGTGACTGACAATGCATCAGCCGAGATACGAGTTCCGCACGATAGAGAGCACATTATTGTTCACATGGACGGGAAGCAGCTCCCACTGAGCGCTCTAGGAACCGGGATTCACGAAGTGATCATGCTTGCAGCATCGTGTACGCTGCTGCAACAACAGATCATCTGTATCGAAGAACCTGAGATTCACCTTCACCCGCTTTTGCAGCGCCGGCTTGTGAAATATTTGGGCGAGCACACGACCAATCAGTACTTCGTTGCCACACATTCGGCGAGCGTCATCGATGCCATCGACGCCGCAGTTTTTCATGTGTCCAATCGGGAAGGTAACACGTCGATCGAATCTGCAGTGACGTCCTCTAGCAGATTTCAAGTATGCAAAGACTTGGGCTACCGAGCTTCGGATTTGCTCCAGGCAAACGCAATCGTTTGGGTGGAAGGGCCATCCGATCGAATCTACATCAAGCATTGGATCGGGGCGCTTGCACCAGATCTGCAAGAAGGCATCGACTTCTCCGTGATGTTCTACGGCGGGCGGCTGCTAAGCCACTTGAGCGCGAATGACGAAGAGGGAGAGAAAGATGTCGAAGCCCTGATCGCGGTGCGCCGGCTGAACCGGAACCTCTATGTTGTCCTTGACAGTGACAAGGCTCACGTCGACGCATCGGTGAATGCTACGAAGCTACGCATTCTGTCTGAACTCGATGACGGCCGCAGCAGAGGCTGGTTGACTGAAGGCAGGGAGATCGAGAACTACGTACCGAAGGAGTTGATGACCGCAGCACTCCAACGAGTCTATGGTGATCGTTTCGCAAGCCGTTTAAAGACGGGCCAGTTTGACCACGTCCTTCCGTTTAAACGAGCTGACGGGACGAAGCTCGATAGGGTGGACAAAGTCGCGGTGGCATCCGCAGTTTGCTTCGAACCTGCGGACCTCAACGTTTTGGACCTTCGCATTCGTATTAACGAACTCGTTACCCTGATTCGTGAGGCGGGTCACGGTCCATCATTCAGTCGCAGCGATTAA
- a CDS encoding trypsin-like peptidase domain-containing protein, whose protein sequence is MNTYIHPITQLVHSTVRIVCSNAANEMSFGSGYICAFNRKDDAGIPCIVTNKHVVRGAVTGVFHLTRRNANGTPDLENHEAVTVRNIGQYCIPHPDPRIDLVAVPIGAILNSAQKDDKNYHIVQISMETLATPELLDSLPHMEEIVMIGYPNGLWDERHNLPIIRKGITATHPKLRLNGKPEFLIDAACFPGSSGSPVFLANIGSYVDSNGALCAGSRVALLGTLYAGPQHTTKGEIVVVDVPTDTKSIAVGTIPNNLGYVIQASELRTLEEEVIRTLVTSRVARNSPCPCQSGKRFKECCGVLS, encoded by the coding sequence ATGAACACGTACATCCACCCTATTACTCAGCTTGTGCATAGCACGGTCCGCATCGTCTGCAGCAACGCTGCGAATGAAATGTCTTTTGGTTCAGGGTACATCTGCGCCTTTAACCGCAAGGACGACGCGGGGATTCCCTGCATCGTTACTAACAAGCATGTGGTGCGTGGGGCAGTGACCGGAGTATTTCATCTCACGAGACGCAACGCTAACGGAACACCCGATCTAGAAAATCACGAAGCTGTGACCGTAAGAAATATTGGGCAATACTGCATACCTCATCCTGATCCACGGATCGATCTGGTCGCCGTTCCCATCGGCGCTATTTTGAACAGCGCGCAGAAAGACGATAAAAACTATCATATTGTGCAGATCAGCATGGAGACTTTGGCCACTCCTGAATTGCTCGATTCACTTCCACACATGGAAGAGATTGTCATGATCGGGTATCCGAACGGGCTATGGGATGAGCGCCATAATCTTCCAATCATCCGGAAGGGAATAACAGCTACACATCCCAAGCTGCGACTCAACGGAAAGCCGGAGTTCCTGATAGATGCAGCGTGCTTCCCCGGGTCGTCCGGATCTCCGGTTTTTCTCGCGAACATCGGGAGCTATGTCGATTCGAATGGCGCCTTGTGCGCGGGCAGCAGAGTGGCTTTGCTCGGGACTTTATACGCCGGACCTCAACACACCACCAAAGGGGAGATAGTCGTGGTGGACGTCCCCACGGACACCAAGTCGATCGCGGTCGGCACGATCCCGAACAATCTAGGCTATGTTATTCAGGCGAGCGAACTCCGAACGCTTGAAGAAGAGGTCATCAGAACGCTCGTGACCAGCCGGGTAGCGAGGAATTCGCCGTGCCCGTGCCAGAGCGGTAAACGATTTAAAGAATGCTGCGGCGTTCTTTCGTAG
- a CDS encoding type II toxin-antitoxin system HigB family toxin — MHVVANSNLIAFYQDPSYRDAEPGLKAWYEEAKNAKWTTPAVVKAQYANASIIANNRVVFNIKGNDYRLIVAIAYKMQYVFIKFVGTHAQYDAIDAATVDQFR; from the coding sequence ATGCACGTAGTCGCAAATTCCAACCTGATCGCCTTCTACCAGGACCCGAGCTACCGTGATGCCGAACCCGGTCTGAAGGCATGGTACGAAGAGGCGAAGAATGCGAAGTGGACGACCCCAGCCGTGGTGAAGGCCCAGTACGCCAACGCCAGCATCATTGCGAACAACCGCGTGGTCTTCAACATCAAGGGCAACGACTACCGCCTGATCGTCGCCATCGCCTACAAGATGCAGTACGTGTTCATCAAGTTCGTCGGCACGCACGCTCAATACGATGCGATCGATGCCGCAACCGTTGACCAGTTCAGGTAA
- a CDS encoding transcriptional regulator encodes MEVKAIRTDADYRAALREVSALIDLDPDRESPEGERLEVIGTLVQAYEAEHHPIDPPDPIEAIRFRMEQSGMAVRDLVPYIGPLNRVYEVLARKRPLTLHMIRRLNKGMGIPADVLIGQEQDEALAA; translated from the coding sequence ATGGAAGTCAAAGCCATCCGCACCGATGCCGACTACCGCGCGGCGCTGCGCGAAGTGTCCGCACTGATCGACCTCGACCCCGATCGCGAGTCGCCGGAGGGCGAGCGCCTCGAGGTGATCGGCACGCTGGTGCAGGCCTACGAAGCCGAGCATCACCCCATCGACCCGCCGGACCCCATCGAGGCGATCCGTTTTCGCATGGAACAGTCGGGCATGGCGGTGCGCGACCTGGTGCCCTACATCGGGCCGTTGAACCGCGTCTACGAAGTGCTCGCGCGCAAGCGCCCGCTGACACTGCACATGATCCGCCGCTTGAACAAGGGCATGGGCATTCCCGCCGACGTGTTGATCGGCCAGGAGCAGGACGAGGCCTTGGCGGCTTGA
- a CDS encoding contractile injection system protein, VgrG/Pvc8 family, translated as MAEPTGAADGGSPPYPTPSYRITLGDRDITPTVDARLISLTLTECRGDEADQLDLTLDDCDGALEIPSKGVTLSLAFGWAGSPLVDKGTFVVNEAEHSGAPDQVTIRARSADLGKDLRERKEQSWHRTTLGAILEAVAQRNSLKARVDAKLAGKDVAHIDQTHESDLNFVTRLAKRYDAVATVKKGMLLFLPIVGTTTSKGEALPTITITRADGDSHRYHSSDREAYNGVRAYWHDSKGAKRRSVLVGQSGNAKRLKEGHASEADARAAAEAEWRRVQRGAATFELALGLGQPLLGPQTPVRVRGFKPQIDEIEWLAIKACHTFGDGGYTTKVELEVAGAKEADASSAGTAD; from the coding sequence ATGGCCGAACCCACCGGCGCCGCAGACGGCGGCAGCCCGCCCTACCCCACGCCCAGCTACCGCATCACGCTCGGCGACCGCGACATCACGCCCACCGTCGATGCGCGCCTCATCAGCCTCACGCTCACCGAATGCCGCGGCGACGAGGCCGACCAGCTGGACCTGACGCTGGACGACTGCGACGGCGCGCTGGAGATCCCGAGCAAGGGCGTCACGCTCTCACTCGCCTTCGGCTGGGCCGGCTCGCCGCTCGTCGACAAGGGCACCTTCGTGGTGAACGAGGCTGAGCACAGCGGCGCGCCGGACCAGGTCACCATCCGCGCGCGCAGCGCCGACCTGGGCAAGGACCTGCGCGAGCGCAAGGAGCAGAGCTGGCACCGGACCACCCTGGGCGCGATCCTCGAGGCAGTTGCGCAGCGCAACAGCCTGAAGGCACGCGTCGATGCGAAGCTCGCCGGCAAGGACGTCGCGCACATCGACCAGACCCACGAGAGCGACCTGAACTTTGTCACCCGCCTGGCGAAGCGCTACGACGCCGTCGCAACAGTCAAGAAAGGCATGCTGCTGTTCCTGCCCATTGTGGGCACCACCACCAGCAAGGGCGAAGCGCTACCGACCATCACCATCACCCGCGCAGACGGCGACAGCCACCGGTACCACTCGAGCGACCGCGAGGCCTACAACGGCGTGCGGGCCTACTGGCATGACTCGAAAGGCGCCAAGCGGCGCAGCGTGCTGGTGGGCCAGAGCGGCAACGCCAAGCGGCTGAAGGAAGGGCATGCGTCGGAGGCCGATGCGCGCGCCGCGGCGGAGGCCGAGTGGCGGCGCGTGCAGCGCGGAGCGGCGACGTTCGAGTTGGCGCTCGGGCTGGGGCAGCCGCTGCTTGGGCCGCAGACGCCTGTGCGGGTGCGCGGGTTCAAGCCGCAGATCGACGAGATCGAGTGGCTGGCGATCAAGGCGTGCCATACCTTCGGGGATGGGGGCTACACGACCAAGGTCGAGCTCGAGGTGGCCGGGGCGAAGGAAGCCGACGCAAGCAGTGCCGGCACAGCGGACTGA
- a CDS encoding phage tail protein, protein MMMAFGQFVFSLDTLAYQDLQRQTSWRHPTNSRVGARPARQFTGPGEDTMNLSGLLLPGLAGDTGSLTELRAMGDAGTAWPLVDGTGIVYGQFVIESLNETRTLFFRDGTARRIEFHLQLARVDDDRTDTVGDDDAAGDEG, encoded by the coding sequence ATGATGATGGCGTTCGGCCAGTTCGTTTTCAGCCTGGACACGCTGGCCTACCAGGACCTGCAGCGGCAGACCAGCTGGCGGCACCCCACCAACAGCCGCGTGGGCGCGAGGCCGGCGCGGCAGTTCACCGGGCCGGGCGAAGACACCATGAACCTTTCAGGCCTGCTGCTGCCCGGCCTGGCCGGCGACACCGGCTCGTTGACCGAGCTGCGCGCCATGGGCGACGCCGGCACGGCCTGGCCGCTGGTGGACGGCACCGGCATCGTCTACGGACAGTTCGTCATCGAATCGCTCAACGAGACCCGCACGCTGTTCTTTCGCGACGGCACGGCCCGGCGCATCGAGTTCCACCTGCAGCTGGCGCGCGTCGACGACGATCGCACCGACACCGTGGGCGACGACGATGCGGCCGGGGACGAAGGCTGA